In a single window of the Mustelus asterias chromosome 3, sMusAst1.hap1.1, whole genome shotgun sequence genome:
- the LOC144491363 gene encoding E3 ubiquitin-protein ligase MSL2-like isoform X2, whose amino-acid sequence MCKGKKMMMKPSCSWCKDYEQFEENKQLNILVCCYKKLCEYVAESPISQHLATVMDGAPDILTLLQEGLSLDEERQGTSALTSALNLSNSPTPSTSECTSDLEMAATPRIVENLQDSERLSSNTELTCSSFNGLPGCNGLPAGEFTVNIISSENSERLNTSCTGEDFKSRDISDSLQTVNEVISCSNVDVVGVDICSYGEDIKPIGSLLFTSGHVFQDLETVANNLEACSNYSQPISEASTPNGPLVDAKPISLPPKSSIFVSSNAPPHGIPCVAATPKIVRGNRKRSRSESDSEKIQPLPISSIIHGPPLGAAAPVPAKRETKLSTETVVTVPNGGTLKVGKSLLAASKSVKKHAEHGAKKSHSKVKQGTTKSKTKEKVHSSTVMPGSPSKIAYKKPQEKKGCKCGRATQNPSVLTCRGQRCPCYSNRKACLDCICRGCQNSYMANGEKKLEAFAVPEKALEQTRLTVGISLTSISNAVRNASTSASVINVTTGSPIPTFLAASPHDDKSLDEAIDYRYDC is encoded by the coding sequence ATGTGCAAAGGTAAAAAGATGATGATGAAACCCTCCTGTAGTTGGTGCAAAGATTATGAACAGTTTGAAGAAAATAAACAACTGAACATCTTGGTGTGCTGCTACAAGAAACTATGTGAATATGTAGCTGAATCCCCAATTTCACAGCATCTAGCTACTGTTATGGATGGTGCTCCTGACATCTTAACCCTGCTGCAAGAGGGACTCTCGTTAGATGAAGAGAGGCAAGGAACTTCTGCTTTGACCAGTGCTTTAAATTTGTCAAATTCCCCAACTCCGTCAAcctcagaatgcaccagtgatcTCGAAATGGCAGCAACACCACGAATTGTTGAAAATCTTCAAGACAGTGAACGGCTTTCAAGTAATACTGAACTAACCTGCTCTAGTTTCAATGGGTTGCCTGGTTGCAATGGACTTCCAGCTGGTGAATTTACTGTAAATATTATTTCTTCGGAAAATTCAGAAAGGCTTAATACATCCTGCACTGGGGAGGACTTCAAAAGTAGGGACATTTCTGATAGTTTGCAGACAGTCAACGAAGTAATTTCTTGTAGTAATGTTGATGTAGTGGGAGTTGACATTTGCAGTTATGGTGAAGACATAAAGCCGATTGGTTCTTTGTTATTCACCAGTGGACATGTATTTCAAGATTTAGAAACAGTTGCAAATAATCTTGAGGCCTGTAGCAATTACTCACAACCTATTTCTGAGGCAAGTACACCGAATGGACCTCTTGTAGATGCCAAACCTATCTCCTTGCCTCCTAAAAGCAGTATTTTTGTTTCTAGCAATGCACCTCCTCATGGTATTCCCTGTGTAGCAGCAACACCTAAAATTGTACGAGGGAATCGGAAGCGTTCTCGATCAGAGAGCGACAGCGAAAAAATTCAACCCCTGCCTATTTCCAGCATTATACACGGCCCACCTTTAGGGGCtgctgctcctgttcctgccaAACGAGAGACCAAGTTGTCCACAGAAACTGTCGTCACAGTGCCAAATGGCGGCACGCTAAAAGTGGGCAAATCCTTGCTTGCGGCCAGTAAAAGTGTTAAAAAGCATGCAGAACATGGAGCAAAGAAATCACACTCGAAAGTAAAGCAGGGAACAACCAAATCTAAAACCAAGGAGAAAGTTCATAGCAGTACTGTTATGCCTGGTAGCCCATCAAAAATAGCATACAAAAAGCCCCAAGAGAAGAAGGGGTGTAAGTGTGGACGTGCTACACAAAACCCAAGTGTTCTTACGTGTCGTGGGCAACGTTGCCCTTGTTACTCAAATCGCAAGGCCTGTTTGGACTGCATTTGCCGTGGTTGCCAGAACTCATATATGGCCAATGGCGAAAAAAAATTGGAGGCTTTTGCTGTGCCAGAAAAGGCCTTGGAGCAGACCAGGCTTACTGTGGGCATCAGCCTAACCAGCATCAGCAATGCGGTGCGTAATGCAAGCACGAGTGCAAGTGTCATCAATGTGACAACGGGGTCACCCATACCAACTTTCCTAGCTGCCAGTCCACATGACGACAAAAGCTTGGATGAAGCTATTGACTATAGATATGACTgttag
- the LOC144491363 gene encoding E3 ubiquitin-protein ligase MSL2-like isoform X1, which translates to MDVGTAAETGRRRKRNRKYSRRRQQQPRHNGSARSDSVAAAMNPVNATSLYVSTCRYIMQCEPQEPGSFSELYKLLPYLRQSLSCCVCGNLLKEPIAPTNSTCQHYVCKMCKGKKMMMKPSCSWCKDYEQFEENKQLNILVCCYKKLCEYVAESPISQHLATVMDGAPDILTLLQEGLSLDEERQGTSALTSALNLSNSPTPSTSECTSDLEMAATPRIVENLQDSERLSSNTELTCSSFNGLPGCNGLPAGEFTVNIISSENSERLNTSCTGEDFKSRDISDSLQTVNEVISCSNVDVVGVDICSYGEDIKPIGSLLFTSGHVFQDLETVANNLEACSNYSQPISEASTPNGPLVDAKPISLPPKSSIFVSSNAPPHGIPCVAATPKIVRGNRKRSRSESDSEKIQPLPISSIIHGPPLGAAAPVPAKRETKLSTETVVTVPNGGTLKVGKSLLAASKSVKKHAEHGAKKSHSKVKQGTTKSKTKEKVHSSTVMPGSPSKIAYKKPQEKKGCKCGRATQNPSVLTCRGQRCPCYSNRKACLDCICRGCQNSYMANGEKKLEAFAVPEKALEQTRLTVGISLTSISNAVRNASTSASVINVTTGSPIPTFLAASPHDDKSLDEAIDYRYDC; encoded by the exons ATGGACGTTGGCACCGCCGCGGAAACTGGGCGTCGGAGAAAGAGGAATCGGAAATATTCTCGTCGGCGGCAGCAGCAGCCTCGGCATAACGGCTCGGCCCGCTCCGACTCGGTCGCCGCCGCCATGAATCCGGTCAACGCCACCAGCCTGTACGTGTCGACCTGCCGCTACATCATGCAGTGCGAGCCGCAGGAACCCGGCTCCTTCTCCGAGCTCTACAAACTGCTCCCCTACCTGCGCCAGTCCCTCTCCTGCTGTGTTTGCG gAAATCTACTAAAAGAACCAATTGCTCCTACAAACTCCACTTGCCAGCACTATGTCTGCAAAATGTGCAAAGGTAAAAAGATGATGATGAAACCCTCCTGTAGTTGGTGCAAAGATTATGAACAGTTTGAAGAAAATAAACAACTGAACATCTTGGTGTGCTGCTACAAGAAACTATGTGAATATGTAGCTGAATCCCCAATTTCACAGCATCTAGCTACTGTTATGGATGGTGCTCCTGACATCTTAACCCTGCTGCAAGAGGGACTCTCGTTAGATGAAGAGAGGCAAGGAACTTCTGCTTTGACCAGTGCTTTAAATTTGTCAAATTCCCCAACTCCGTCAAcctcagaatgcaccagtgatcTCGAAATGGCAGCAACACCACGAATTGTTGAAAATCTTCAAGACAGTGAACGGCTTTCAAGTAATACTGAACTAACCTGCTCTAGTTTCAATGGGTTGCCTGGTTGCAATGGACTTCCAGCTGGTGAATTTACTGTAAATATTATTTCTTCGGAAAATTCAGAAAGGCTTAATACATCCTGCACTGGGGAGGACTTCAAAAGTAGGGACATTTCTGATAGTTTGCAGACAGTCAACGAAGTAATTTCTTGTAGTAATGTTGATGTAGTGGGAGTTGACATTTGCAGTTATGGTGAAGACATAAAGCCGATTGGTTCTTTGTTATTCACCAGTGGACATGTATTTCAAGATTTAGAAACAGTTGCAAATAATCTTGAGGCCTGTAGCAATTACTCACAACCTATTTCTGAGGCAAGTACACCGAATGGACCTCTTGTAGATGCCAAACCTATCTCCTTGCCTCCTAAAAGCAGTATTTTTGTTTCTAGCAATGCACCTCCTCATGGTATTCCCTGTGTAGCAGCAACACCTAAAATTGTACGAGGGAATCGGAAGCGTTCTCGATCAGAGAGCGACAGCGAAAAAATTCAACCCCTGCCTATTTCCAGCATTATACACGGCCCACCTTTAGGGGCtgctgctcctgttcctgccaAACGAGAGACCAAGTTGTCCACAGAAACTGTCGTCACAGTGCCAAATGGCGGCACGCTAAAAGTGGGCAAATCCTTGCTTGCGGCCAGTAAAAGTGTTAAAAAGCATGCAGAACATGGAGCAAAGAAATCACACTCGAAAGTAAAGCAGGGAACAACCAAATCTAAAACCAAGGAGAAAGTTCATAGCAGTACTGTTATGCCTGGTAGCCCATCAAAAATAGCATACAAAAAGCCCCAAGAGAAGAAGGGGTGTAAGTGTGGACGTGCTACACAAAACCCAAGTGTTCTTACGTGTCGTGGGCAACGTTGCCCTTGTTACTCAAATCGCAAGGCCTGTTTGGACTGCATTTGCCGTGGTTGCCAGAACTCATATATGGCCAATGGCGAAAAAAAATTGGAGGCTTTTGCTGTGCCAGAAAAGGCCTTGGAGCAGACCAGGCTTACTGTGGGCATCAGCCTAACCAGCATCAGCAATGCGGTGCGTAATGCAAGCACGAGTGCAAGTGTCATCAATGTGACAACGGGGTCACCCATACCAACTTTCCTAGCTGCCAGTCCACATGACGACAAAAGCTTGGATGAAGCTATTGACTATAGATATGACTgttag